The Neobacillus sp. PS3-34 genome has a window encoding:
- a CDS encoding AzlD domain-containing protein — protein sequence MKNEIVWMIIGMALVTYIPRMLPFVLFKGKELPPFLQGVLKNVPYATLGALIFPGILLIQKDIWYGLFGASAAFIVSFLGANVIVTVLGSIAVLALYSLLPH from the coding sequence ATGAAAAATGAGATTGTTTGGATGATCATTGGAATGGCTTTAGTAACCTATATACCCAGGATGCTTCCTTTTGTTCTGTTTAAGGGAAAGGAGCTGCCGCCTTTTCTACAGGGTGTTTTGAAAAATGTTCCGTATGCAACACTTGGAGCTTTGATATTTCCGGGCATCCTGTTGATTCAAAAAGATATTTGGTACGGACTGTTCGGAGCATCAGCCGCTTTTATCGTGTCGTTTTTAGGAGCGAATGTCATTGTGACAGTTCTGGGGTCCATTGCTGTTCTTGCTTTATATTCTTTACTTCCACATTGA
- a CDS encoding enoyl-CoA hydratase-related protein gives MTNILMEKRGYTAIVTINREEALNAFNYDTLLELQEKAEEIRINPEIRAVVFTGAGEKAFSVGADLKERKTLSIEQVKRNLHKINEVFNAIDQLPQPTIASMNGFAFGGGMELALACDFRIAASGALMGLTETSLAIIPGAGGTQRLPRLIGQSKAMELILTARRFTSEEAYEMGLVTMVAEREPAIEASLAFAEKMLMNGPIALQQAKYAIKNGMNADLHTGLQIERKAYEITIPTEDRVEALQAFAEKRKPEFKGK, from the coding sequence TTGACGAATATTTTAATGGAAAAAAGGGGATATACAGCCATTGTAACAATTAACCGCGAGGAAGCTTTAAACGCTTTTAATTATGACACATTGCTGGAACTCCAAGAAAAAGCAGAGGAAATAAGAATTAATCCTGAAATTAGAGCAGTCGTATTTACTGGTGCCGGAGAGAAGGCGTTCAGTGTCGGTGCTGACCTGAAGGAAAGAAAAACACTTTCCATTGAACAGGTAAAAAGAAATTTACATAAAATTAATGAGGTCTTTAATGCGATTGACCAGCTTCCACAGCCGACGATTGCTTCAATGAACGGGTTTGCTTTTGGAGGGGGAATGGAGCTTGCACTTGCGTGTGACTTCCGGATTGCTGCTTCTGGTGCGCTGATGGGATTAACCGAGACCAGCCTTGCGATTATACCTGGAGCTGGGGGAACTCAGAGGCTGCCAAGGCTGATTGGCCAGTCCAAAGCCATGGAGCTGATATTGACCGCAAGAAGATTTACTTCCGAAGAGGCATATGAAATGGGACTGGTAACGATGGTTGCAGAAAGAGAGCCCGCCATTGAAGCTAGCCTGGCATTTGCGGAAAAGATGCTTATGAATGGACCAATTGCTTTGCAGCAGGCAAAATACGCGATTAAAAACGGTATGAATGCAGATTTGCATACAGGTCTTCAGATTGAACGGAAGGCTTATGAAATCACGATTCCAACAGAGGATCGGGTCGAAGCGCTGCAGGCGTTTGCTGAGAAAAGAAAACCAGAATTCAAGGGGAAATGA
- a CDS encoding fatty acid--CoA ligase family protein, which yields MNLSSQLHETAKLFSGKNAYHFMGQTTTYAELDGAVTKFASGLEKLGVKKGDHVALLLGNSPHFVISLYGALRLGATVIPINPIYTPDEIGYILHNGDVKAVIALDMLLPLVEKMHPKLPQVENFIICETSPSTQFIEKELSVSVKMKSFTNIVASGDHEFTGPELNADDIALILYTSGTTGKPKGAMLTHKNLYSNAKDTSDYLHINDQDRVITALPMFHVFCLTVALNAPLMNGATLMIVPKFSPKEIFRVATEYQATVFAGVPTMYNFLFQFNEGNPDDLKSLRLCISGGASMPVALLKNFEQKFNVVLSEGYGLSEASPVTCFNPLDRPRRAGSIGKSIMNVENKVVNELGEEVPVGEVGELIVRGPNVMKGYYKMPEETAAAIRDGWLYTGDLAKEDEEGYFYIVDRKKDMVIVGGYNVYPREVEEVLYDHPDVVEAAVLGVPDPNFGEAVKCYVVSRNPELTSEELLDYCFAHLAKYKVPSSIEFLEELPKNTTGKILRRALKDQVAQAAAK from the coding sequence ATGAATTTATCATCACAGCTTCATGAAACCGCCAAACTTTTTTCCGGCAAAAATGCCTACCACTTCATGGGACAAACAACTACATATGCCGAATTGGATGGTGCCGTAACAAAATTCGCTTCAGGATTGGAGAAGCTAGGGGTAAAAAAAGGGGACCATGTCGCATTATTATTGGGGAATTCGCCGCACTTCGTCATCAGCCTTTATGGAGCATTACGGCTCGGTGCTACCGTTATTCCCATTAATCCAATTTATACGCCTGATGAAATTGGCTATATATTGCATAATGGGGATGTAAAGGCAGTAATCGCACTCGATATGCTTTTACCACTGGTTGAAAAGATGCATCCAAAGCTTCCTCAGGTTGAAAATTTCATTATTTGCGAGACCAGTCCAAGCACTCAATTCATTGAAAAAGAACTTTCAGTCAGCGTAAAAATGAAATCGTTTACAAATATCGTCGCTTCGGGTGATCATGAATTCACGGGACCTGAATTGAATGCAGATGATATTGCCCTTATCCTTTATACTTCAGGTACAACTGGAAAGCCAAAAGGTGCTATGCTTACCCACAAAAATCTATACAGCAATGCAAAGGATACGAGTGATTATCTGCACATTAATGACCAGGACCGCGTAATAACGGCATTGCCGATGTTCCATGTGTTTTGTCTAACGGTTGCTTTAAATGCTCCTTTAATGAATGGTGCAACACTAATGATTGTACCTAAATTCAGTCCTAAAGAGATATTCCGTGTTGCAACGGAATATCAGGCAACGGTTTTTGCCGGTGTTCCAACCATGTACAATTTTCTTTTCCAATTCAATGAAGGTAATCCTGACGACCTTAAATCTTTGCGGCTCTGCATATCAGGTGGGGCATCAATGCCGGTTGCACTTCTGAAAAACTTTGAGCAAAAGTTCAATGTTGTTTTGTCAGAGGGGTATGGCTTATCGGAAGCATCACCAGTAACCTGCTTTAATCCGCTTGACCGTCCGCGCAGAGCAGGATCGATCGGAAAATCGATTATGAATGTCGAAAACAAAGTGGTCAATGAACTCGGTGAAGAAGTGCCTGTTGGTGAGGTCGGGGAATTGATTGTCCGCGGTCCGAATGTAATGAAGGGGTATTATAAAATGCCCGAGGAAACCGCTGCTGCCATTCGGGATGGCTGGCTGTACACAGGGGACTTGGCAAAGGAAGATGAAGAAGGATACTTTTATATTGTCGACCGCAAAAAGGATATGGTCATTGTAGGTGGGTATAATGTTTATCCACGTGAGGTAGAGGAAGTTCTGTACGACCATCCTGATGTAGTCGAGGCTGCCGTGCTTGGTGTTCCGGATCCCAATTTTGGCGAAGCGGTGAAATGTTATGTTGTCAGCAGGAATCCCGAATTAACGTCAGAGGAACTTTTGGATTATTGCTTTGCACATCTGGCTAAATACAAGGTTCCATCCTCTATTGAATTTTTAGAGGAGCTGCCTAAAAATACAACAGGGAAAATTTTAAGGCGTGCATTAAAAGACCAGGTTGCACAGGCAGCAGCTAAATAA
- a CDS encoding lipoate--protein ligase gives MLFIDNKGITDPTINLAIEEYALKNLDINETYLLFYINKPSIIIGKNQNTIEEINTEYVEGNGIQVVRRLSGGGAVYHDLGNLNFSFITKDDGESFHNFRKFTEPVIEALQKLGVNAELSGRNDILAEGRKISGNAQFSTRGRMFSHGTLLFDSEMDHVVSALNVKKDKIESKGIKSIRSRVANISEFLSDIISIEEFRSLLLKNIFGGLEEIPEYVLTEEDWEKIYQLSEERYRNWDWNYGKSPKFNLQHSHRFPVGQIDVRLEVNRGTIENCKIYGDFFGVGDVSDIESKLQGYGMKEQKLSKPLRM, from the coding sequence GTGTTATTTATTGATAATAAAGGAATAACAGATCCGACCATTAATCTTGCAATCGAAGAGTATGCCTTGAAGAACTTGGATATTAACGAGACATACTTACTGTTTTACATAAATAAACCCTCTATCATCATAGGCAAGAACCAGAATACAATCGAAGAAATTAATACTGAATATGTCGAAGGCAATGGAATTCAGGTTGTCAGAAGATTATCTGGCGGGGGGGCGGTTTATCACGATTTAGGTAATCTTAACTTCAGTTTTATTACAAAGGATGACGGGGAAAGCTTTCATAACTTCCGCAAATTTACTGAGCCTGTAATCGAAGCACTTCAAAAACTGGGCGTCAATGCAGAACTAAGCGGCAGGAATGATATCCTCGCAGAGGGAAGGAAAATTTCAGGAAATGCCCAATTTTCTACCAGGGGAAGAATGTTCAGCCACGGAACACTGTTATTTGACTCGGAAATGGACCATGTCGTTTCTGCACTAAATGTAAAGAAAGACAAAATTGAATCAAAAGGAATTAAATCGATTCGCAGCCGGGTGGCGAATATTTCAGAGTTTCTTTCGGATATAATCAGCATTGAAGAATTCAGATCCTTGCTTTTAAAAAATATCTTTGGCGGCTTGGAAGAAATTCCCGAATACGTGCTAACTGAGGAAGACTGGGAAAAAATCTACCAATTATCTGAGGAAAGATATCGTAACTGGGATTGGAATTATGGGAAATCTCCTAAATTTAATTTACAGCATTCACACCGGTTTCCTGTCGGGCAAATCGATGTCCGCCTTGAAGTAAATAGAGGCACCATTGAAAACTGTAAGATTTATGGAGATTTCTTTGGAGTAGGTGACGTTTCCGATATCGAAAGCAAGCTGCAGGGCTACGGTATGAAAGAGCAGAAATTGTCGAAGCCCTTGAGGATGTAA
- a CDS encoding MBL fold metallo-hydrolase has protein sequence MKLTVIGAWGGYPKMDEASSGYLLEHDGYKLLIDCGSGVLSKLQNIIQPEELDGVIISHYHPDHIADIGVLQHARLIQGFLGKNMPTLPIYGHNLDQEEFVKLTYKNITKGMAYNPASRLSIGPFDISFIRTNHPVPCFAMRLEADRKSLVFTGDSSFKEEFIPFSQNADLLLCECNFYAHQNGAGAGHMTSTEAGRFARMAGVNQLVLTHLPHYGQLSDLINEAAKEFEGKILLAEQFLSIDV, from the coding sequence ATGAAGTTAACGGTAATAGGTGCCTGGGGCGGTTACCCGAAGATGGACGAGGCAAGTTCAGGTTATTTGCTTGAGCATGATGGATACAAGCTGTTGATTGATTGCGGTAGTGGAGTCCTGTCAAAGCTGCAAAATATTATCCAGCCCGAGGAACTGGATGGGGTTATCATATCCCATTACCATCCGGATCACATTGCGGATATTGGTGTTCTGCAGCATGCCAGGCTGATTCAGGGGTTTTTGGGAAAAAATATGCCCACCCTTCCGATTTATGGCCATAATCTGGATCAGGAGGAATTTGTCAAACTAACGTATAAAAATATAACGAAGGGAATGGCATATAATCCTGCTTCCCGCTTGTCCATCGGACCGTTCGATATATCCTTTATAAGGACAAACCATCCTGTACCTTGCTTTGCGATGAGGCTAGAAGCTGACAGGAAGTCATTAGTTTTTACTGGTGACAGTTCCTTTAAAGAAGAGTTCATCCCTTTCAGCCAAAACGCTGATTTACTGCTTTGTGAGTGCAATTTTTACGCGCATCAGAATGGGGCTGGTGCAGGACATATGACAAGCACCGAGGCTGGAAGATTCGCCAGAATGGCTGGTGTGAACCAGTTGGTCCTAACCCATCTGCCTCACTATGGCCAGCTGTCCGATTTAATAAATGAAGCTGCAAAGGAGTTTGAAGGCAAAATTTTGCTTGCTGAGCAATTTTTATCCATTGACGTATAA
- a CDS encoding YhgE/Pip domain-containing protein, protein MKNGLLKKEFLAIVMNKKLLIPIIAVMFIPVLYSGVFLWAYWNPYGNLSKLPVAVVNQDKGAQFEGEDLHLGDDLVKKLKKSKDFNFKFVDKEEGYKNVKNQKDYMLIEIPKDFSENATTLLDKNPRKLELEYVPNESYNFLSAQIGGKAVEKIKSVVSEKITETYAETIFDKVGDLTDGVSKASDGAGKLNEGSLKLKDGSKQLNNGLAKLVEKSIEFNNGMKKANSGVNVVASGSMSLANALGQLHIGHSKLEAAAARLQTGSDQVARGISKSNQGLQSINGKMPEIIDGTKQLQGGATDIAEKLEQWQGKSQEAAAGAGKLNSGVLTLKSQLEPLLQSPLLTPEQKAALSAGLKQLEDGSAQLKAGNETLSGYAGQLSSGAAQLSGKLGELNEGQKKLHAGISQLADGSTQLENGAIHLAAGEKEFTTGMKTFGQKFWEAKTGADKLAGGSNQLSGGMKQLTSGSSAISSGAGKLASGSEKLKDGTSELSDGSKELADKLANGAKKASKVDANGKTYNMMADPVKLETERINKVPNYGTGMSPYLLSLGLFVGALMISIVFPLREPAEVPANGFNWFASKFALLAGIGVVQALLADAILLAGLGLHVESVPKFILFTMITSLTFISLVQFLVTLLGDPGRFLAIIILILQLSASAGTFPLELIPKFLQHFNAFLPMTYSIRGLKAVISSGDFGFMWKNIAVMLVYILAFALGTISYFNFKHKRQFRTLAD, encoded by the coding sequence GTGAAGAACGGACTATTGAAGAAAGAGTTTTTAGCCATTGTAATGAATAAAAAGCTCTTAATACCTATTATTGCTGTCATGTTTATACCCGTACTATACAGTGGAGTATTTCTATGGGCCTATTGGAACCCCTATGGAAACCTTTCGAAATTGCCAGTAGCGGTAGTAAATCAGGATAAAGGTGCCCAATTTGAAGGGGAAGATTTACATCTTGGCGATGATTTAGTGAAAAAATTGAAAAAGAGCAAGGATTTTAACTTTAAATTTGTAGATAAAGAAGAAGGCTACAAAAATGTTAAAAACCAAAAGGATTACATGCTAATTGAAATACCGAAGGACTTTTCCGAAAATGCAACAACTTTGCTGGATAAAAATCCACGAAAGCTGGAATTAGAATATGTTCCGAATGAAAGCTATAATTTTCTTTCTGCCCAGATTGGTGGCAAAGCTGTTGAAAAAATCAAATCCGTGGTTTCTGAAAAAATTACCGAAACTTACGCTGAAACCATATTTGATAAAGTCGGCGATCTTACAGATGGAGTTTCAAAAGCAAGCGACGGAGCAGGAAAACTAAATGAGGGATCATTGAAGTTAAAGGATGGTTCAAAACAGCTTAATAATGGACTTGCAAAGCTGGTTGAAAAATCGATTGAGTTTAACAATGGAATGAAAAAGGCGAATTCAGGAGTAAATGTGGTAGCTTCTGGTTCAATGTCTTTGGCAAACGCCCTTGGGCAACTTCACATAGGGCATAGCAAGCTAGAAGCTGCTGCTGCCCGATTACAAACGGGCAGTGATCAGGTTGCGAGGGGTATTTCCAAGTCTAATCAAGGTCTGCAGTCGATTAATGGAAAGATGCCGGAAATAATTGACGGAACAAAGCAGCTCCAGGGAGGTGCAACTGACATTGCAGAAAAACTGGAGCAGTGGCAGGGGAAATCGCAGGAAGCGGCTGCAGGTGCGGGAAAATTGAATAGTGGTGTTCTAACTCTTAAATCGCAGCTGGAGCCTTTGCTTCAATCGCCATTATTAACACCTGAGCAAAAAGCAGCTCTTTCAGCAGGTTTAAAACAACTGGAAGACGGTAGTGCTCAGTTAAAAGCAGGCAATGAAACTCTGTCAGGGTATGCAGGCCAGTTATCTTCGGGGGCAGCCCAGCTTTCAGGCAAGCTTGGTGAATTGAATGAAGGACAGAAAAAGCTTCATGCCGGTATTTCTCAGCTGGCTGATGGCAGCACACAGCTTGAAAATGGCGCAATTCATTTGGCTGCTGGAGAAAAAGAATTTACTACCGGCATGAAAACATTTGGCCAGAAATTTTGGGAAGCAAAAACAGGCGCAGATAAGCTTGCTGGAGGATCCAATCAGCTTTCTGGCGGGATGAAACAGCTTACATCAGGTTCTTCTGCTATCTCATCAGGTGCTGGTAAATTGGCAAGCGGTTCGGAAAAGTTAAAAGACGGTACAAGCGAGCTTTCTGACGGTTCTAAAGAGCTGGCCGATAAACTGGCCAATGGAGCGAAGAAAGCATCGAAGGTAGATGCTAATGGCAAAACGTATAACATGATGGCCGATCCGGTTAAGTTAGAGACTGAAAGGATCAATAAGGTTCCTAACTATGGAACTGGTATGTCCCCGTATCTCTTATCTCTAGGATTATTTGTGGGTGCACTTATGATATCGATTGTATTTCCTCTTCGTGAGCCTGCTGAAGTACCAGCAAATGGTTTTAACTGGTTTGCCAGCAAGTTTGCATTATTGGCTGGAATTGGTGTGGTTCAGGCCTTGTTAGCTGATGCTATTCTTCTTGCTGGACTGGGATTGCATGTGGAAAGTGTTCCTAAGTTTATTCTATTCACGATGATTACAAGCTTGACTTTTATATCCTTAGTGCAGTTCCTTGTAACATTGCTTGGGGATCCTGGCCGTTTTTTGGCAATTATTATTTTGATTCTGCAATTATCAGCAAGTGCCGGCACCTTCCCGCTTGAATTGATTCCGAAATTCCTTCAGCATTTTAATGCATTCCTGCCGATGACATATTCTATCAGGGGCTTAAAGGCTGTAATTTCTAGCGGAGACTTCGGATTCATGTGGAAGAATATAGCTGTTATGCTGGTGTATATTCTGGCCTTTGCGCTGGGAACAATCTCATACTTCAATTTCAAGCATAAACGTCAATTCAGGACACTTGCTGATTAA
- a CDS encoding TetR/AcrR family transcriptional regulator encodes MAVDRKRQIIEAATKSFSQFGYKATTMDQVARLANVGKGTIYTFFKNKDELFDEIISSLIKEMKAAADEAFNTSLTFHESVHRSIYSILEFRFTHQLTIKLFQEGREMGTPAVMDVIAKLEQVIIKHIMVRVSKAIKDGDIKECDPELTAFIVLKLYVSLIFDWEKDHKPLNKEEIAEIFESYILKGLSI; translated from the coding sequence ATGGCAGTCGACCGAAAGCGGCAAATCATTGAAGCAGCAACGAAATCCTTCTCCCAGTTTGGATATAAAGCAACGACCATGGACCAGGTTGCACGGCTTGCGAACGTAGGAAAAGGAACGATATATACTTTTTTTAAGAATAAAGATGAACTGTTTGATGAAATTATTTCAAGCCTAATCAAAGAAATGAAGGCAGCTGCTGACGAGGCATTTAATACTTCCCTTACTTTTCATGAAAGCGTCCATCGATCCATCTATAGTATTTTGGAGTTCAGGTTTACGCATCAATTAACGATTAAGCTTTTCCAGGAGGGCAGGGAAATGGGCACGCCCGCTGTAATGGATGTGATAGCGAAGCTTGAACAGGTGATTATTAAACACATCATGGTAAGGGTTTCTAAAGCCATAAAAGATGGAGATATCAAAGAATGTGATCCGGAACTGACAGCTTTCATTGTGCTGAAGCTTTATGTGTCGCTAATTTTTGACTGGGAAAAAGATCACAAGCCCTTGAATAAAGAAGAGATTGCTGAAATTTTTGAAAGTTATATCCTTAAGGGATTATCAATATAG
- the hemH gene encoding ferrochelatase, which translates to MIKKKMGLLVMAYGTPYKIEDLERYYTHIRHGRKPSDEMIDELRGRYEAIGGISPLAKITLDQAEKLEQRLNSVQDEIEFKMYLGLKHIDPFIEDAVKQMHEDGIEEAVSIVLAPHFSTFSVKSYNGRAKEEAEKLGGPIITSVESWYDEPKFIQYWADKVKQVYEQMPQDEKEHSMLIVSAHSLPEKILQSGDPYPKQLRETADLIAEAAGIKEYTVGWQSAGNTPEPWLRPDVQDLTRNLYEEKQYKAFVYAPVGFVCDHLEVLYDNDYECRAVTDEVGANYYRPEMPNSKEEFIDALSDVILRTLNNK; encoded by the coding sequence ATGATAAAGAAAAAAATGGGCCTGCTAGTAATGGCATACGGGACACCATATAAGATTGAAGATTTGGAACGTTATTATACTCATATTCGGCATGGAAGAAAGCCTTCAGACGAGATGATTGATGAGTTGAGAGGCCGTTATGAAGCAATTGGAGGAATCTCTCCGCTTGCAAAAATAACACTCGACCAGGCAGAAAAATTAGAACAGCGTTTAAACAGTGTACAGGATGAAATTGAATTTAAGATGTATCTTGGATTAAAACATATTGACCCATTTATAGAAGATGCAGTAAAACAAATGCATGAAGATGGCATCGAGGAAGCGGTCAGTATTGTGCTGGCACCTCATTTTTCTACCTTCAGCGTTAAGTCTTATAATGGCCGGGCGAAAGAAGAAGCTGAAAAATTAGGCGGGCCAATCATCACTTCCGTTGAAAGCTGGTACGATGAGCCGAAATTCATCCAATACTGGGCTGATAAAGTCAAACAGGTTTATGAGCAGATGCCTCAGGATGAAAAGGAGCATTCAATGCTAATCGTTTCCGCCCACAGCCTCCCGGAGAAAATTCTGCAATCAGGCGACCCTTACCCCAAACAACTGCGGGAAACGGCGGATTTAATTGCGGAAGCGGCGGGTATTAAAGAGTATACCGTTGGCTGGCAAAGTGCTGGGAATACTCCGGAGCCTTGGCTTCGCCCTGACGTACAGGACCTTACAAGGAATTTGTACGAAGAAAAGCAATATAAAGCATTTGTGTATGCACCTGTCGGTTTTGTGTGTGACCATCTCGAGGTTCTTTACGATAACGATTATGAGTGCAGGGCTGTTACGGATGAGGTAGGAGCAAATTATTACCGTCCGGAAATGCCGAATTCGAAGGAAGAATTTATTGATGCCCTCTCGGATGTAATTTTAAGAACATTAAACAATAAATAA
- the hemE gene encoding uroporphyrinogen decarboxylase, whose product MTRTINETFLKAARGEKTDYTPVWYMRQAGRSQPEYREIKEKYSLFEITHQPELCAYVTKLPVDQYNVDAAILYKDIMTPLPALGVDVEIKSGIGPVISNPIKSLADVEKLGEITPEEDIPYVLETIKILTEEQLSVPLIGFSGAPFTIASYMIEGGPSRNYNKTKAFMYTEPKAWFALMDKLADMTITYVKAQIKAGAKAIQIFDSWVGALNVEDYRYFIKPVMQRIFSSLKEENVPLIMFGVGASHLALEWNDLPLDVVGLDWRLPIQQAREMGINKTVQGNLDPAILLAPWEVIEEKAKAILDQGMAQPGYIFNLGHGVFPQVNPEMLKKLTTFIHEYSASKMNR is encoded by the coding sequence ATGACGAGAACTATCAATGAAACATTTTTAAAAGCAGCCAGAGGTGAAAAGACGGATTACACTCCAGTGTGGTATATGCGGCAGGCAGGGCGTTCACAGCCTGAATACAGGGAGATTAAAGAAAAGTACTCCCTTTTCGAAATCACACATCAGCCAGAACTCTGTGCATATGTTACCAAACTGCCCGTTGATCAATATAACGTTGATGCGGCTATTTTATATAAAGATATTATGACTCCCCTGCCTGCATTAGGTGTGGACGTTGAAATTAAGTCGGGCATCGGTCCTGTTATCTCCAATCCCATTAAATCGCTTGCGGATGTTGAAAAGCTAGGTGAAATCACTCCGGAAGAAGATATACCATACGTTCTTGAAACAATTAAAATTTTGACAGAGGAACAATTGTCTGTCCCACTGATTGGATTCTCTGGTGCGCCGTTCACGATAGCAAGCTATATGATTGAAGGCGGTCCGTCCAGAAACTACAATAAAACAAAGGCATTTATGTACACTGAACCGAAAGCATGGTTCGCTTTGATGGATAAACTGGCTGATATGACAATTACATACGTAAAGGCACAAATTAAAGCTGGAGCAAAAGCGATTCAGATCTTCGATTCCTGGGTGGGGGCTTTGAATGTCGAAGATTACCGATACTTTATTAAGCCTGTGATGCAAAGAATATTCTCTTCCCTTAAGGAGGAAAATGTTCCTTTAATCATGTTTGGTGTAGGAGCGAGTCATTTAGCATTAGAATGGAACGATCTTCCGCTGGATGTTGTAGGTTTGGATTGGAGGCTTCCAATTCAGCAGGCAAGAGAAATGGGCATTAATAAAACGGTCCAGGGAAATCTTGACCCTGCTATCCTGTTAGCGCCTTGGGAAGTAATTGAAGAGAAGGCAAAAGCCATATTGGATCAAGGTATGGCACAGCCGGGCTATATTTTTAACCTCGGACATGGTGTTTTCCCTCAGGTTAACCCTGAGATGCTGAAGAAATTAACAACTTTTATCCACGAGTACTCAGCTTCTAAAATGAACCGTTAA
- a CDS encoding phosphatase PAP2 family protein yields the protein MKSYSFPSGHAMVGMILYFFIAYFLIRECRGKTAKLIIGIVIGVLLFLIGLSRIILQVHYPSDVIGGFALGYIWVYLWIFFYNFFKKREKKRA from the coding sequence GTGAAAAGCTACAGCTTTCCAAGCGGACATGCAATGGTCGGAATGATCCTCTACTTTTTTATCGCCTATTTCCTTATTCGGGAATGCAGGGGGAAAACAGCCAAACTAATAATTGGAATAGTAATCGGCGTGCTGCTTTTTCTGATTGGCTTAAGCCGGATCATCTTGCAAGTCCACTACCCATCTGATGTAATCGGTGGATTTGCACTGGGATATATATGGGTGTATTTATGGATTTTCTTTTATAATTTTTTCAAAAAAAGAGAAAAAAAGCGGGCATAG
- a CDS encoding M20 family metallopeptidase, with protein MINEFLEALNDQYNEMVAIRRYLHQHPELSFKEVNTAKYIKSFYEELGIEVRGNVGGNGVVAKVYGKNPGKTVALRADFDALPIQDEKDVPYRSTVPGIMHACGHDGHTATLLVLARTLNEWKEQLAGTFVFIHQHAEEYAPGGAVTMIEDGCLDGVDAIFGTHLWASEPTGKIQYRKLPIMAAADRFVITVQGKGGHGAQPHKTKDAIVIASQLVLNLQQIVSRRVSPVDSAVVTIGSFTAENAFNVIADKAKLVGTVRTFNENTRAFIEEEIEKITYGTCFTSGSTFEYDYVKGYPAVVNHSAETDFLISCANKISEVNSVEETEPDMGGEDFAYYLQKVPGTFFFTGARPTDAETAYPHHHPRFDIDENAMLVAAKTLARAAITYNVKTEV; from the coding sequence ATGATTAATGAATTTTTAGAGGCTCTCAATGATCAATATAATGAAATGGTTGCAATTCGCCGTTATCTTCACCAGCATCCTGAATTGTCCTTCAAGGAAGTCAATACAGCCAAATACATAAAGTCCTTTTATGAGGAACTCGGAATTGAAGTAAGAGGAAACGTTGGCGGAAACGGGGTAGTCGCAAAGGTATACGGCAAAAACCCTGGTAAAACAGTTGCCTTAAGAGCTGATTTCGATGCCCTCCCGATACAGGATGAGAAGGATGTCCCTTACCGTTCAACCGTTCCGGGCATCATGCATGCCTGCGGACATGACGGCCATACAGCCACTCTTCTCGTATTAGCTAGGACACTTAATGAATGGAAGGAACAGCTCGCTGGCACTTTCGTTTTTATCCACCAGCATGCGGAGGAATATGCACCTGGAGGAGCTGTAACGATGATCGAAGATGGATGTCTGGATGGTGTGGATGCCATTTTCGGCACCCATTTGTGGGCATCTGAACCGACTGGCAAAATTCAATATCGAAAGCTGCCGATCATGGCAGCTGCAGACCGGTTTGTGATTACGGTTCAGGGTAAAGGCGGCCACGGTGCACAGCCGCATAAGACGAAGGATGCCATTGTCATCGCTTCACAGCTTGTCCTAAACTTACAGCAGATTGTCAGCAGAAGGGTTAGCCCGGTTGATTCAGCGGTAGTGACTATCGGTTCCTTTACAGCTGAAAATGCCTTTAATGTCATTGCGGATAAAGCCAAGCTTGTTGGAACCGTCAGGACCTTCAATGAAAACACACGAGCATTTATAGAAGAAGAAATAGAAAAAATCACTTATGGAACATGCTTCACATCCGGCAGCACCTTTGAATACGATTATGTTAAAGGATATCCTGCTGTTGTGAACCATTCAGCCGAAACAGACTTCCTGATTTCTTGCGCCAACAAAATATCTGAAGTGAATTCGGTGGAAGAAACGGAACCAGATATGGGCGGCGAGGATTTTGCCTATTATCTTCAAAAAGTGCCAGGCACTTTCTTTTTCACAGGTGCGAGGCCCACGGATGCCGAAACAGCTTATCCACACCACCATCCAAGATTTGATATCGATGAAAATGCGATGCTTGTTGCGGCAAAAACACTCGCCAGAGCAGCTATCACATATAACGTAAAAACAGAGGTCTAA